DNA sequence from the Manihot esculenta cultivar AM560-2 chromosome 11, M.esculenta_v8, whole genome shotgun sequence genome:
tataaaaaaaattaaaaattagagaagTAGAATTTAAAGTTTTTCAAATATATTCATCATTAAATTAAACATATGATTGCTGATCGACCTACTATCTACTTTTAATTTGTGAGaaactttatatttatttaattctcaACAAACTATAACTTTAAgcgaatgaaaataaaattaggaTAAAACAGACTttagtttatattattttcatcaATACCTGtccaaattataataataataattcttttaGTCGCAACCGTACGGCCGTCGGTTTAGAAAAAGCCCATACGCTGACGTCATCTCCACTTGCGATGCGCGCATGCTTGGACCAAAGAAAAGAATTGTGCGTAGGAACAAAAGTGGGTCCACTACACCATCAGCACAGGACGTCTCCACGTTGGATATTCTATATTTCTATGTTATTTTATAGCAGAGATCAGTTGATAGCCATGTGAGACTCTGATGTCGTGGGCCCTTCTTTCCATCCAAGACCACTTTATAATTACAAATCCAATGCTTCCCACTTGGTCACTTCCTCCAAGCTTGCAAGTTCCACATTTTTCCTGTAAATTAcaggtctctcactctctcctCAGGTTCTGAAATGGGTATTCGTTTGCCTGCCGTGATCTCCAGCGCCATGCAGAGTCTGAAGAAGCAGCCTTTCCAAGGCAGAAACCAATCTGGTGTACCTAAAGGGCACGTAGCAGTTTATGTTGGTGAATTCCAGTGGAAGAGGTTCATTGTTCCAATATCCTATTTGAACCATCCTTGCTTCCAGGATTTGCTTAACCAAGCTGAAGAAGAATTTGGGTTCAATCATCCTATGGGTGCTATAACAATTCCTTGCAAAGAAGATGAGTTTATTGATCTCACTTCTAGGTTTCTTGCCTTGTGAAGCTTcatgaaacaaaagaagattCACCAAGAGCAATTCTGCCATTTTTTGACAAGATATTCATCTTTTTTTGTTGTTTTCTGATTTCCAACCCATCCCCCTTTTTCCCTCCTAGGTCACATACAGGAGGATTGTGAAGTATACATATTTACATTTTCCCACGTACAAGTGGATGAAGcaattttcttttgtttctttttagtGAATCATATGTCTCTCTCACATCAATATTTCGTACGAAGATTTTCTTGGAAACTCTATCTAAACTCCATTGAAGGTATATCAAGTGCAGCGGTCATCAGTAATGATAAGTGTGTTTATGAAACAACCAATCCAACAATCTAAATAAAAGATCCAGAAATATAAGATCCAAAGAACTACTGTAAAATGTGAGGAGCATATGGGACCAGTAGCTCTGCTTATTCGGAGCTGGAATATATCACAGAAAGCTGTGAATATCTTGCCAAGGGATAGAGAGGATATcattaattattgaattattgCAGGTGTGAGAGGTTAATAAAGAAATGTTGTGTTTGGAGATTAATCGCTACAAAAAAACTTCAGGATTAAgtaatcttttaaaaattcattggtAAACGAATTATGAACGGATTATTAACGGATTACAATTCGTTGTTAAAATGCTCGTTGGTAAATTTTTACCAACGGTTTATAAGTCCGTTAATAATACTAACGGATTTGTTAAtgaaattttcattattattactaatggattttaaatccgttaataaattgagagaaaaataatttattaacagaTTTAAATGTGTTGGTAAATCcattaataaatgaaattgGTTAATAatctattgaaaatttaaataattttaaaataattattatttcgattaaataataaattttattattaatattattttttattaattcaataagatttaaaattatattattattattattactaaatttttaatttatgtcttatatttattagaaatatatagaaAGTGGAAATAGGAGAAAAGTAACtgagagaaaattattaaaaaaaagaaagaaaaaagagaaaatgattagagaagaaaataaattgacgcggaaccctatggcacaagcctcaaactcacacgcacaagtagatacgaaatccaaagatctgataaacccacctcctatggcaccccaaacttagagaagctgaaacaccaatgatcgaaggatttagatgagaatccgacaaacgccacaacgaatagttgataagttagccaagattcctggtgcaattgatgaaagcaaatcctcactctcactcaaagcaatacacgccaaaggcatgaaagaaattctgaaaagtttgattaaaagccgcCTCTTACAAttatttcttatccttatatagtaaggagaaaa
Encoded proteins:
- the LOC110626268 gene encoding auxin-responsive protein SAUR20, whose translation is MGIRLPAVISSAMQSLKKQPFQGRNQSGVPKGHVAVYVGEFQWKRFIVPISYLNHPCFQDLLNQAEEEFGFNHPMGAITIPCKEDEFIDLTSRFLAL